The Methanobacterium lacus genome includes a region encoding these proteins:
- the hacA gene encoding homoaconitase large subunit, translated as MNITEKILARAAGKEEVHPGEIIEVDVDLAMAHDGTSPPTINNFKKIQDKVWDPEKIVIICDHTVPPNTIGSAEFHKVSREFARDQGIKNYLNHGEGICHQVLPEYGFVKPGEVVVGADSHTCTHGAFGAFATGVGATDMAFIFATGQTWFRVPEAYKITVDGKLGNFVSAKDVILNVIGEIGTYGATYKSLEFCGNTIENMDVAGRMTICNMAIESGAKNGIMEPNKATLQYLKDRNVKGFDVVTSDPDYTYEKEYFFDVDDMEPQVACPHNVDNVKPLSKVTGKTINQAFIGSCTNGRMEDLVAAAEVLEGKRVHPDVRLLIIPASAEIYRKAINSGLVDIFMDSGAIICNPGCGPCLGGHMGVLAAGEVCVATTNRNFLGRMGDPESEVYLANPAVVASSALSGEINDPRD; from the coding sequence ATGAACATTACAGAAAAAATACTGGCCAGGGCTGCGGGTAAGGAAGAGGTACACCCCGGAGAAATAATAGAAGTTGATGTGGATCTTGCAATGGCACACGATGGGACATCCCCACCCACAATAAACAACTTCAAAAAGATCCAAGACAAGGTCTGGGATCCTGAGAAGATAGTCATAATATGTGACCATACAGTGCCTCCCAACACCATAGGATCAGCAGAATTTCACAAGGTTTCAAGGGAATTTGCAAGGGATCAGGGAATTAAAAATTATTTAAATCATGGTGAAGGAATATGCCATCAAGTACTTCCAGAGTACGGTTTCGTTAAACCAGGCGAAGTGGTTGTAGGAGCAGATTCCCACACATGCACCCACGGGGCATTTGGAGCATTTGCAACTGGAGTCGGAGCAACAGACATGGCATTTATTTTTGCAACTGGACAAACATGGTTCAGAGTTCCTGAAGCCTACAAAATTACAGTTGATGGAAAGTTAGGTAACTTTGTTAGCGCCAAGGACGTTATTTTAAATGTGATAGGTGAAATTGGAACCTACGGGGCAACCTATAAATCACTGGAATTCTGTGGAAATACCATAGAAAACATGGATGTTGCAGGTAGAATGACCATATGCAACATGGCAATAGAAAGCGGTGCGAAAAATGGAATAATGGAACCTAACAAAGCCACCCTACAGTACCTGAAGGATAGAAATGTAAAAGGCTTTGATGTTGTAACATCAGACCCTGATTACACTTATGAAAAGGAATACTTCTTTGATGTGGATGACATGGAACCACAAGTGGCATGTCCACACAACGTGGATAATGTTAAACCCCTGTCCAAAGTCACTGGAAAAACCATCAACCAGGCATTCATAGGTTCATGTACCAATGGAAGGATGGAAGATCTCGTGGCTGCAGCTGAAGTTCTGGAAGGAAAACGTGTTCATCCCGATGTCAGACTTCTCATAATACCGGCATCAGCTGAAATATACAGAAAAGCTATTAACAGTGGATTAGTAGACATATTCATGGATTCAGGGGCAATAATCTGCAACCCTGGATGTGGACCCTGTCTTGGAGGGCATATGGGTGTGCTTGCAGCAGGCGAAGTTTGTGTAGCAACAACCAACAGAAACTTCCTGGGAAGAATGGGAGACCCCGAATCTGAGGTTTACCTTGCAAATCCTGCAGTGGTAGCATCTTCAGCACTCAGTGGTGAAATAAACGATCCAAGGGATTAA
- a CDS encoding homocitrate synthase family protein, with protein MQYLVSPFNKEANLKFPEKITVYDTTLRDGEQTPGVCLRTPEKLKIAKKLDEVGIHQIEAGFPVVSKEEKKSVTAIVNEDLNAQILCLSRTKKSDIDTAIDCDVDGIITFMSTSDLHLKHKIKMSREEILNVCMNSIEHAKDHGLFVAFSAEDATRTDLDFLKKMYKKADDYGVDRVHIADTVGAISPYGMDYLVKQLRSTINAEIALHCHNDFGMALANSIAGLLAGANAVSTTVNGIGERAGNAALEELVMTLKFIYGVDLGFDVSKFCELSKLVESLTHMDIPYNKPIVGKNIFRHESGIHVDAVIEEPLTYEPFLPELIGHRRQIVLGKHSGCRAVRAKLNECGIDVTKDELCKIVEQVKSKREEGNYINDELFNSIVASVRGPFEL; from the coding sequence TTGCAATACCTAGTAAGCCCCTTTAATAAAGAAGCTAATCTAAAGTTTCCAGAAAAAATTACAGTGTACGACACAACTTTAAGAGATGGAGAACAAACTCCAGGCGTATGTTTAAGAACTCCTGAAAAACTTAAAATAGCTAAAAAATTAGACGAAGTTGGAATACATCAAATTGAAGCAGGTTTTCCTGTTGTATCTAAAGAAGAAAAGAAATCTGTAACTGCAATCGTAAATGAAGATTTAAATGCCCAGATTTTGTGTCTGTCACGTACCAAGAAATCAGACATAGACACAGCCATAGACTGTGATGTTGATGGTATAATAACCTTCATGTCAACATCTGATCTGCATTTGAAGCACAAAATAAAGATGAGCAGGGAAGAAATACTAAACGTCTGCATGAACTCCATAGAACATGCAAAGGACCATGGTCTTTTTGTTGCATTTTCAGCTGAAGACGCAACCAGAACAGATCTTGATTTCCTCAAAAAGATGTACAAGAAGGCAGATGACTACGGTGTTGACAGGGTTCACATAGCAGACACGGTGGGAGCAATCAGCCCCTACGGAATGGATTACCTTGTTAAACAATTAAGATCAACAATCAATGCAGAAATAGCTCTGCACTGTCATAACGACTTTGGAATGGCTCTTGCAAACTCCATAGCAGGATTACTTGCAGGTGCAAATGCAGTTTCCACCACTGTAAATGGAATTGGAGAAAGGGCTGGAAATGCTGCTTTAGAAGAACTGGTAATGACCCTTAAATTCATCTACGGAGTAGATCTTGGTTTTGATGTGAGTAAATTCTGCGAACTTTCGAAGCTGGTTGAATCCCTGACACACATGGACATACCCTACAACAAACCAATCGTTGGAAAAAACATATTCCGCCACGAATCTGGAATTCATGTGGATGCAGTCATAGAAGAACCCCTAACCTACGAACCATTTTTACCAGAACTCATAGGACACAGGAGACAAATTGTTCTCGGAAAACATTCAGGATGCAGAGCTGTAAGGGCTAAATTGAATGAATGTGGAATAGATGTGACCAAAGACGAACTCTGCAAAATTGTGGAACAAGTTAAGAGCAAGAGAGAAGAGGGTAACTACATCAATGATGAACTGTTTAACAGCATTGTAGCATCTGTTAGAGGTCCATTTGAACTTTAA
- the cyaB gene encoding class IV adenylate cyclase: MIEVEVKAKVKNFSDIKEKLIEMGAQKIKDEYQSDTYFNAHDRDFGVTDEALRIREIPENSGKRFILTYKGAKMDDLSKTRQEVEVDITDSENMALILINLGFKKAAVVTKDRSIYHLDEFIITLDTVHGAGIYVEIETDVEDGKDTTDSLNQIFEIYKTMGIEDGFERRSYLELLGAPK, encoded by the coding sequence TTGATAGAAGTTGAAGTTAAAGCGAAGGTTAAGAATTTTTCAGACATCAAAGAAAAATTAATTGAAATGGGTGCACAAAAAATTAAGGACGAATATCAGAGTGACACTTACTTCAACGCCCATGACAGAGATTTTGGAGTTACCGACGAAGCCCTAAGAATCAGAGAAATTCCTGAAAATTCTGGTAAAAGATTTATTTTAACTTACAAAGGGGCTAAGATGGATGATCTCAGCAAAACACGCCAGGAAGTTGAGGTGGATATTACAGATTCCGAGAACATGGCACTTATACTCATAAATCTGGGCTTCAAGAAGGCTGCAGTGGTGACAAAGGACAGGTCCATATACCATTTGGATGAATTCATAATCACACTGGACACTGTCCATGGTGCTGGAATCTACGTTGAAATTGAGACTGATGTGGAGGATGGAAAGGACACAACAGATTCATTGAATCAAATTTTTGAAATCTACAAAACCATGGGTATTGAAGACGGGTTTGAGAGACGATCGTACCTTGAACTGTTAGGTGCTCCCAAATAA